The nucleotide sequence TAGTTGCCTTCGCGGACCTCGCCGATGACCGAACAGCCCAGGTCGTAGCGATCGGCGATTTCGGCAACCCGGTCGACGTCCTCGGGGCGGACCTCGTAACACATCCGCTCCTGGGACTCCGCGAGCAGGATCTCCAGAGCCGACATGTTCGGCTCGCGCTGGTGGACCGCGTCGAGTTCGATGTCGGCCCCCAGGCCGCCCTTGGCGACGAGTTCGCTGGAGGCGCCGCCCAGTCCGGCCGCGCCCAGGTCCCGGGCCGATCGGATCAGGTCCTCGTCGATCAGCGCCTCGTTGGCCTCGATCAGGAGTTTCTCCGTGTAGGGGTCGCCCACCTGCACCGCCGGGCGGTCCTCCGTCTCGGCGTCCTCGCTCAGGTCCTCGCTGGCGAAGGAGGCGCCGCCCAGGCCGTCGCGGCCGGTGGCGTTGCCGACGAGGACGAGTTTGTTCCCCGGGCGCTTCGCCTCGGCGGTGACGAGGCGGTCCTCGGTCACTAGACCGACGCAGGCGACGTTCACCAGCGGGTTGCCCTCGTAGCCCTCGTGGAACTCGACGCTCCCGCCGACAGTGGGCACGCCGATGGCGTTGCCGTAGTCGGCGATACCCTCGACGACACCCTCGAAGAGGTAGCGGGAGTGTTCGCGGTCGAAGCCGCCGAAGTAGAGGGAGTCGGTCAGGGCGATGGGGTACGCGCCCATCGAGAGGATGTCGCGGACGATGCCGCCGACGCCGGTGGCCGCGCCGTCGTACGGGTCGACGTAGGAAGGGTGGTTGTGGCTCTCGACGCCCATCGCGACGTAGGTCTCCTCGGCGTCGTCGCCGTACTCGGGCAGCGAGACGACCGCGGCGTCGTCGCCGGGGCCGACGACGACCTGGTCGGCCTCGCTGTCGAACGCCGACAGGAGCGGCCGCGAGGAGCGGTAAGCGCAGTGTTCGCTCCAGAGGTTCTCGAAGAGCGCCGCCTCGGCGGGCGTGGGGTCCCGCCCGAGTTCGGCGGCGACGAGGTCGTGATCCGGATCGGACAGGCTCATTCACCTCCGTCTTTCGCGCTGTGGGGGTAATGTCTTTCCATGTGCGCCACTCCCGCCGTCCCGGACGGTTCGGACCGGCGGCCTTTTTACCGCCGGCACCGCACAGTACGACCGTGTTATCGGTCGAGTTGCACACGCACTCGTCGCTGTCACACGACGGCCGGGACCCGGTCGACCACCTGCTCGAGCAGGCGCAGTCGATCGGCTTGGACGCCTTGGCCGTCACCGACCACGACGAGATCGACGCGAGCCTCGACGCCGTCGAGAAGGCCGCCGACTACGGCCTGATCGGCATCCCCGGCATGGAGATCACCTCCGCCGCCGGGCACGTCCTCGCGTTCGGGATCCGGGAGGCGATCCCCGCGGGCCTCCCCTTCGAGGCGACGCTCGACCGCATCCACGACCAGGGCGGCATCGCCGTGGTCCCCCACCCCTTCCAGTCCTCGCGTCACGGCGTCGCGCCCCACGTCTCCACCGAGGCCCTCGCCAGCGCCGACGCCATCGAGGTGTACAACTCCCGGCTCCTGACCGGGCGGGCGAACCGCAAGGCCGAACGCTTCGCCGAGGCCCACGGCCTCCCGATGACCGCCGGAAGCGACGCCCACATCGCCGAGATGGTCGGCCAGGCGACCACCGAAGTCGGCACCGACGACCGTACCGCCGCGGGCATCCTCGACGCCATCGCCGCCGGCCGGACGAGCGTCGTCGGTCGCCGCACGCCCTGGCACATCAGCTTCAGACAGGCCGCCGGCGGGGCGAAACGACGGATGATACGGGCGCTCGGCGACCTGCTGTGACCGTGCTCCGCGGCGCCGACCCCGCGACCGTCCGCCGCGCCGTCGAACGCGCCGATCCGCTCCCCGGAACCCACGGGTTCGCCGGCGCGCTCGACGGCCGTCTCGTCCGCGACGTCCTCGGTCGCCAGCCGCTCTTCGGCACGCCCGAAAACTGGGGGTTCTCCCCCGACGACGCCGCCGGCGCGACGCCGGTGCCCGCGGGCCACGTCAGGGAGCGCCGGAACGGCGAAACCGTCGATCGGCGGGTCTGGTCGCTCCCCGACCCGGCGGTCTCGACCGACGATGCAGCGGCCCTCGCGGCCGTCGAGCGCGCCGTCCGGGAGTCCGTGACCGCCGTCGACGGGGCGGCGGACCTCGCCGTCGCCTTCTCCGGCGGCGTCGACTCCGCACTGGTGGCGGCGGGCGTCCCCGACGCCCCCTGCTACGTCGCCGGCTTCCCCGACGCCCACGACGTGGCCGCGGCGCGGGACGCGGCGGCGGCGATGGATCGGGACCTACGGGTGGTCGAACTCGACCACGACGCCCTCGAACGCGCGGTGCCCGAGGTGGTCGCCGCGACGGGGCGGACCGACGCCATGACGGTCGGCATCGCGCTCCCGCTGTATCTGGTCGCGGAACGCGTCGCCGCCGACGGCTTCGACCGTCTCGCGCTCGGCCAGGGGGCCGACGAACTGTTCGGCGGGTACGCGAAGGTGGTCGACCCGGCAGACGACGACCGGGTCGACGCGACGACCGTCCGCGGCGCGACCCGGGAGGTGATCCGGTCGTTGCCCGGCCAGCTGGAACGCGACACGCTCGTCCTCCGGGCCGCGGGCGTGACCCCCGTGACGCCGCTGCTCTCCGACCGCGTCGTCGGGGCGGCCCTTCCCCTCCCGGGCCACCTCCTCGCGACGCCCGACGAGCGGAAGGTGGCGCTCCGTCGGGCGGCCGCCGGCTGGCTCCCGGGGCCGGTCGTCGGCGCCGACAAGAAGGCCGTCCAGTACGGCAGTCTGGTCTCCCGGGAGCTCGACCGGCTCGCCCGGCAGGCGGGGTTCAAACGCCGGATGGATCGCCACGTCGACCGGTACGTCGAGTCGCTGGTCGACGGGACCTAGTCGGCCGCCACCGCGATGGCCTCCAGGCCCAGCTCCCGCACGTCCGCGTCCACGTCGGCCTCGCGCAGGGCGGCGGGATCGTACCAGGTCCACGCCTCAGGACCCGGTTCGCCCGGTGCGGGGTCGATCCGTCGGCCGTCGACAGTCGCGTAGTAGACGTGGTCGACGTGCTGGTGACCCACCTCGCCGTCACAGACGTTCACGTCGGCGAGCATCAGATGTCGAGGCCGGGGAACGGCTCGCGCCGTCGACGACGACACGTCCGCGTGGTCGGTCAGGAGCGTCGGCTCAAGCCCCGTCTCCTCGCGGGCCTCCCGCAGCGCGGCCTCGTGGGGGAGTTCGCCGCGTTCCAGGTGCCCCCCGGGCGGAAGCCGGAGGCCGAGTCCCGGGTGGTCGTGCAGCGCCGTCGCCCCGTCGGCGACGAGATACACCGTGGCGGTGAAATGTCGCGTCCGTTCCATGGCCGGGGAACGGACGGGGGACGTATCGGCCTTCCGACCGGATACCTTTTTTACAGGTGGGGTGGTACCGTCCCCCGGGAGCCCCTCCACCGTGAGTCACGTTTGCATCAAGGACGACCGTCTGCACCGAACCGTGCCCGTCGAGTCCACCGTCGGGACAATAGAGATCGATCTCTCGGGCGAGGAAAACACCGTCGTGCTGCCCGCCGAGGCGCCGGTGACGATCGAGTACCGGTAGCTACGGGACCTGGATCTGCTCTTCGGCTTCGAGCAGTTCGTGATACCGGTTGCGGATGGTGACCTCGCTGATGTTGGCCACCTCGCTGACCTCGCTCTGGGTCACCTTCTCGTTGGTGAGGAGGGCGGCGGCGTAGATGGCGGCGGCCGCGAGGCCGACCGGACTCTTGCCGCTGTGGACGCCCTGCTCCTTGGCGGTCTTCAGCAGATCGCGGGCGCGGCGCTCCGACTCGTCCGAGAGATCGAGTTCGGAGGCAAAGCGCGGGACGTACTGTTCGGGGTCGGCGGGCTGGATCTCGAGACCGAGTTCGCGGACGACGTAGCGGTACGTGCGGGCGATCTCGTCTTTCTCGACGCGGGAGACGGTGGCGATCTCGTCGAGGCTTCGTGGGGTGCCGGCCTGGCGCGCGGCGGCGTACAGCGCGCTGGTGGCGACGCCCTCGATCGATCGGCCGGGTAGGAGGTCGTCGGCGAGCGCGCGGCGGTAGATGACGCTCGCGGTCTCGCGGACGTTCTCGGGCAGGCCGAGCGCCGAGGCCATGCGATCGATCTCGCCGAGGGCCTGTTTGAGGTTGCGCTCCTTCGAGTCACGGGTGCGGAACCGCTCGTTCCAGGTCCGCAGGCGCTGCATCTTCTCGCGCTGGCGCGACGAGAGGGTCTTGCCGTAGGCGTCCTTGTCCTGCCAGCCGATGTTCGTCGACAGCCCCTTGTCGTGCATCATCTGGGTCGTCGGGGCACCCACGCGGGACTTCTGGTCTTTCTCCTTGGAGTCGAAGGCGCGCCACTCGGGGCCGTGGTCGATCTCGTCCTCCTCGACGACGAGTCCACAGTCGGCACACACGGTCTCGCCGTGTTCGGTGTCGGTGGCGAGTTGCCCGCCACACTCCGGACAGCGCAACTGCTCGCTGTCCCCGTCGGTACTTTCCGTCTCGTCCTCGCTTTCGCGCGCGCGTGCGCGCTCGGTCGTGTAGCCGCGTACGCTATCGGTCATTGGTTGGTATCGGTGAGCAAAACGGCTCTATACAGAAAATAGTCGTCCGAAGATATTTAAATCTGGCGGAATGGGAGAACGGGACGACGACGTCCGGATGTCCCCGTCCGATCGCGTGACACGGGATTGATCCGTCCGCGGAACGTGCCCGGAGACGTGACTCACACTCCCGACGAGATCCCGATGACGGTCATCAGCGGTCCGCTCGGCGCGGGGAAGACGACACTGGTCAACAACCTGCTGAACGACCCCGGCGACCGACGGATCGCCGTCGTCGTCAACGACATGGGCGAGGTGAACGTCGACGCCGAACTGCTGGACGACACGGCCGAGGACGGAATCGTCGACCTCTCGAACGGCTGTATCTGCTGTCGACTGCAGGACGACCTCGTGACTGCGGTGACCCGTCTCGCCGACGAACGCGACTTCGACTACCTCGTCGTCGAGGCCTCGGGGATCAGCGAACCGATCCCCATCGCGCGGACGCTGACCGAGGGGACCGACGGCGGCAGCCTCCCCGACCGGTTCCGCCTCGATACGACCGTCTCGGTGATCGACGCCTACGGGTTCTGGAAGGCCTTCGACCCAGCGGCCTCGCTCCCGGACGGCGCGCCTACCCCCGAGCGACCGCTGACGGAGGTCCTCGTCGATCAGATCGAGTTCTGTGACGTCCTCCTGTTGAACAAGTGTGACACGGTCCCGGACGACGAACTCGACGCCGTCGAGGCGTCGGTCCGGGAACTCCAACCCCGGGCGACGATCCACCGGACGACGTATTCGGAGATCGACCCGGCGGCGGTACTCGACACCGGGCGCTTCGACTTCGAGGCGGCCCGGCGCCGGCAGGGGTGGAAGCGGGCGCTCGCCGCGGCCGAGGGGAGTGACGGCCACGGCCACGACCACGACGACGGCGCGGCCGCCGCTCACGGCGTCGAGTCGTTCGTCTACCGCCGCGAACGGCCGTTCGACCCCGAACGTTTCGACGGCTGGCTGGACGAGTGGGTGGGCGACGTGGTCCGTCTGAAGGGGTTCGCGTGGGTGGCGAGTCGTCCGGGGACCGTCCTCGGCGTGAGCCAGGCCGGGCCGGCGGTCCAGGCCGGACCGATCGGCGAGTGGGGCGACGACGACCCCGCGACGCGACTCGTCGTCATCGGCCGTGACCTCGACGTCGACGCGATGACCGCGGCGCTCGACGAGTGCCTGTCGAACGAGTCGGACGGGGTCGTGGCCGCGGACGACCCCTTCCCGCGGGAGTCCTAGGCGCCGAGGCCGACGTCCTCGCGGAGGTCGTCCCACGCTTCGTGGAAGCCGTAGGTCGACTCGGACTCGGCCTGCATCGCCGTCCGGTAGGTCTCGTCGTACGAGAGCAGTTGCGTCCAGCCGTCGTGGAGTCGGTAGCTACAGTACTGGCACATATGATCGAAGAGTCGGAGCGTGGTAATAGGCGTGTCGCGTGTGCTTACGGCTCCAGCAGCACCTTCGTCACGCCCTCTTCCCGGTTGTCGAAGGCCTCGTACATCTCCGGGGCGTCCTCCAGGCCGACGCGGTGGGAGACGACCCAGCTGGGGTCGGCGCGACCGGCAATGATCATGTCGCGGAGTTCGCGGTTGTACTCCTTGACGTTACACTGGCCGGTGCCGAGCGCCTGGCCCTTCTCGAAGAGGAGGCCGAAGTCGATCCCGAGTCGGCCCTGGGCCGCCATCTCGTCCGGCGCACCGGGGTCCTCCGGCACGTAGAGTCCCGGAATCCCGAGTTCGCCGGTCGGCTTTACCGTCCGGATCAGGTTGTTGATGACGACCGCGGGGTTCTCACGGGCCGGGTCGTAGGCGCCGTCGCCCTCCTTATCGGGGTCGACAGCCTGGTAGCCGACGGCGTCGACGCCCTTGTCGACGCCACCACCGTGCAGGTCCTTGATCTGCTCGACGGGGTCGCCCTCCTCGAAGTTGATCGCCGTCGCGTCGCAGTGTTCCTCGGCGAGTTCGAGCCGGCTCGGCACGCGGTCGACGACGTAGATGTCGGCGGCTCCCTTGAGCTTCGCGCTGTACGCAGCCATCAGGCCGACCGGACCGGCGCCGTAGATGGCGACCGAGTCGCCGGCTTCGAGGTTGGCGAGTTCGGTGCCGTGCCACCCCGTCGGGAAGATGTCCGCGAGGAGCGCAAAGGAGTCCTCGTGGGCGTCGCCCTCGGGGAGCTTCAGCGCGTTGAAGTCGGCGTAGGGGATGCGAAGCTTCTCCGCCTGTCCGCCCTTGTACGGACCCATAGCGACGTAGCCGTACGCGCCGCCGGCGAAGCCGGGGTTGACGTTCGTACAGAACCCGGTGAAGCCCTCTTCGCAGTTCTCACAGTGTCCACACGCCACGTTGAACGGGGCGACGACGCGGTCGCCCACCTCGAGGCTCGACACCGCGTCGCCGGTCTCGGTGACGATGCCCATGTTCTCGTGACCGAAGACGATGCCCGGTTCCGCGGCCGTCCGCCCCTCGTACATGTGGAGGTCGGAGCCACAGATACACGTCGTCGTGATGTCGATGACGACGTCGTTGGGGTGTTCGATCTCCGGCCCGTCGACTTCCTCGACCGCGACCTCGTGGGGGCCCTTGTAGACGACGGCGTTCATCGACATCAGTCGCTCGCCTCCACGTGTGCGTCACCGCGGATCGACTCCCACTGATCGACGCCCGCCTCCGCGACTTCCATGTCCTGTTCGACGGCGCCGCCGGAGACGCCGAAGGCGCCGACGACGTTCCCCTCGTCGTCGAAGAGCGGATAGCCCCCGCCGAAGATGACCATCCGCCCCTCGTCGGTCGACTGGAGCCCGTACAGCGAGTTGCCGGGCTCGGACGGCTCCGCGAGTTCGTGTGTCGGCATGTCGAGCGCCGCCGAGGTGTAGGCCTTGTTTCGCGAGATGGAGACCGACGCGAGCCACGCGCCGTCCATCCGGCGCTGTGCGACGAGGTTCCCCTCGCTGTTCGTCACCGCGATGACCATCGGGTTGTCGATCTCCTCGGCCTTCCGCTCCGCCGCGTCGATCAACTCCTTTGCAGTGTCGAGAGTGATGGATTGAACCATTACGGATTGAGTCTCGCTCCCGACGATGATAAACATTCGCCTTTACGCAATCAGGATAACAATTAAATGGGTGAAATAGTGTAAAGTCATCTCGAATGGCCATAGATCCCATTAGAAGGCGCAAAAACGGGGAATAGACGAATATCGGCACTCGCATCGTGAGACTATTTCCGAACACCGGTGTAATCGGAGTAAACGAAACGCCTTACAAATTGTCCGTCAGCGCGATCGGAGATAACGACGCTAGCGCGCGGTTTTTTGGGCAGCCTAAATAAATCCTCTCTTCGTTCACCGATGGGGATCGCGGTAGGACCCGCCGAGCACGTCGCCGGGGCTCGGCTACGGGACGTGTCGGACCGGGAGGGGAGCGGCGACGGTCGCCGGGTTAGAGGTCGAAGTGTTCGGCGGCCGTCTCCATGTCCTTGTCGCCGCGCCCCGAGAGGTTCACGAGGATGCTGTCGTGTTCGCCGCGTTCGGCGAGTTCGATGGCCAGCGCCACGCCGTGACTCGATTCGAGGGCGGGGATGATCCCCTCCGTTTCGGAGAGTTCGCGGAAGGCCGCGAGCGCCTCGTCGTCGGTGACGGCGGTGTACTCGGCGCGCCCGGCGGCCCGGAACATGGCGTGTTCGGGGCCGACGCCCGGGTAGTCGAGGCCGGCGGAGACCGAGTGGACCTCGGTGCCGTCGTCGATGACGCGCGTCTTCATCCCGTGGATGACCTCGTCCTCGCCCTCGGCGAGAGGGGCGGCGTGGCGGCCGGAGCCCTGGCCCTCGCCGCCGCCCTCCGCGCCGTAGAAGGCGACGTCGTCGTCGCGGAGGGGATGGAAGAGGCCGATAGCGTTGGATCCGCCGCCGACGCAGGCGACCGCCACGTCGGGCAGGGAGCCGGTGCGGTCGAGGATCTGTTCGCGGGCCTCCTCGCCGATGACCGACTGGAAGTCCCGGACCATCCGCGGGAACGGATCGGGACCGACGACGCTCCCCACGAGATAGTGGGTGTCCTCGACGTTCGCGGCCATGTCCTCCAGCGCGGCGTCGACGGCGTCGGCGAGGCCCGCCCCGCCGCGGGTCACCTCGTTGACCGTCGCCCCCATCAGCCGCATCCGGAAGACGTTCATCTTCTGGCGCTCGACGTCCTTTTTCCCCATGTAGATCTCGGTATCCAGATCGAGGAGGGCACCGGCCATCGCCGTCGCCGTCCCGTGTTGGCCGGCCCCCGTCTCGGCGATGAGGCGGTCCTTGCCCGCCCGCTTCGCGAGCAACGCCTGGCCGAGGGTGTTGTTGATCTTGTGGGCGCCGCCGTGGAGCAGGTCCTCCCGCTTGAGGTAGATGTCGGCGCCGTACCGCTCGCTGAGGTTGCGGGCGTAGTACAGCGGCGTGGGCCGCCCGGCGAACGTCTCCAGGAGGTCCCGGAGGTCCGCCTGGAACGACTCCGTACCCGCCACCTCGTCGTAGGCGTTCGCGAGGTGTTCGAGGGGCTCTTCGAGCATGTCGGGGACGTGACGACCGCCGTAGCCGTCGAAGGTTCCGTCGGCCATGGGCGTCGGATGCTCGCTCGGGGCACATAAACGCTACTGGCCGACGGTCGCCGCTGGGCCG is from Haloplanus salinarum and encodes:
- a CDS encoding PHP domain-containing protein — encoded protein: MLSVELHTHSSLSHDGRDPVDHLLEQAQSIGLDALAVTDHDEIDASLDAVEKAADYGLIGIPGMEITSAAGHVLAFGIREAIPAGLPFEATLDRIHDQGGIAVVPHPFQSSRHGVAPHVSTEALASADAIEVYNSRLLTGRANRKAERFAEAHGLPMTAGSDAHIAEMVGQATTEVGTDDRTAAGILDAIAAGRTSVVGRRTPWHISFRQAAGGAKRRMIRALGDLL
- a CDS encoding asparagine synthase C-terminal domain-containing protein, with translation MLRGADPATVRRAVERADPLPGTHGFAGALDGRLVRDVLGRQPLFGTPENWGFSPDDAAGATPVPAGHVRERRNGETVDRRVWSLPDPAVSTDDAAALAAVERAVRESVTAVDGAADLAVAFSGGVDSALVAAGVPDAPCYVAGFPDAHDVAAARDAAAAMDRDLRVVELDHDALERAVPEVVAATGRTDAMTVGIALPLYLVAERVAADGFDRLALGQGADELFGGYAKVVDPADDDRVDATTVRGATREVIRSLPGQLERDTLVLRAAGVTPVTPLLSDRVVGAALPLPGHLLATPDERKVALRRAAAGWLPGPVVGADKKAVQYGSLVSRELDRLARQAGFKRRMDRHVDRYVESLVDGT
- a CDS encoding NUDIX hydrolase; this translates as MERTRHFTATVYLVADGATALHDHPGLGLRLPPGGHLERGELPHEAALREAREETGLEPTLLTDHADVSSSTARAVPRPRHLMLADVNVCDGEVGHQHVDHVYYATVDGRRIDPAPGEPGPEAWTWYDPAALREADVDADVRELGLEAIAVAAD
- a CDS encoding transcription initiation factor IIB — its product is MTDSVRGYTTERARARESEDETESTDGDSEQLRCPECGGQLATDTEHGETVCADCGLVVEEDEIDHGPEWRAFDSKEKDQKSRVGAPTTQMMHDKGLSTNIGWQDKDAYGKTLSSRQREKMQRLRTWNERFRTRDSKERNLKQALGEIDRMASALGLPENVRETASVIYRRALADDLLPGRSIEGVATSALYAAARQAGTPRSLDEIATVSRVEKDEIARTYRYVVRELGLEIQPADPEQYVPRFASELDLSDESERRARDLLKTAKEQGVHSGKSPVGLAAAAIYAAALLTNEKVTQSEVSEVANISEVTIRNRYHELLEAEEQIQVP
- a CDS encoding CobW family GTP-binding protein, giving the protein MTVISGPLGAGKTTLVNNLLNDPGDRRIAVVVNDMGEVNVDAELLDDTAEDGIVDLSNGCICCRLQDDLVTAVTRLADERDFDYLVVEASGISEPIPIARTLTEGTDGGSLPDRFRLDTTVSVIDAYGFWKAFDPAASLPDGAPTPERPLTEVLVDQIEFCDVLLLNKCDTVPDDELDAVEASVRELQPRATIHRTTYSEIDPAAVLDTGRFDFEAARRRQGWKRALAAAEGSDGHGHDHDDGAAAAHGVESFVYRRERPFDPERFDGWLDEWVGDVVRLKGFAWVASRPGTVLGVSQAGPAVQAGPIGEWGDDDPATRLVVIGRDLDVDAMTAALDECLSNESDGVVAADDPFPRES
- a CDS encoding glutathione-independent formaldehyde dehydrogenase, which produces MNAVVYKGPHEVAVEEVDGPEIEHPNDVVIDITTTCICGSDLHMYEGRTAAEPGIVFGHENMGIVTETGDAVSSLEVGDRVVAPFNVACGHCENCEEGFTGFCTNVNPGFAGGAYGYVAMGPYKGGQAEKLRIPYADFNALKLPEGDAHEDSFALLADIFPTGWHGTELANLEAGDSVAIYGAGPVGLMAAYSAKLKGAADIYVVDRVPSRLELAEEHCDATAINFEEGDPVEQIKDLHGGGVDKGVDAVGYQAVDPDKEGDGAYDPARENPAVVINNLIRTVKPTGELGIPGLYVPEDPGAPDEMAAQGRLGIDFGLLFEKGQALGTGQCNVKEYNRELRDMIIAGRADPSWVVSHRVGLEDAPEMYEAFDNREEGVTKVLLEP
- a CDS encoding GlcG/HbpS family heme-binding protein, which translates into the protein MVQSITLDTAKELIDAAERKAEEIDNPMVIAVTNSEGNLVAQRRMDGAWLASVSISRNKAYTSAALDMPTHELAEPSEPGNSLYGLQSTDEGRMVIFGGGYPLFDDEGNVVGAFGVSGGAVEQDMEVAEAGVDQWESIRGDAHVEASD
- the trpB gene encoding tryptophan synthase subunit beta, whose protein sequence is MADGTFDGYGGRHVPDMLEEPLEHLANAYDEVAGTESFQADLRDLLETFAGRPTPLYYARNLSERYGADIYLKREDLLHGGAHKINNTLGQALLAKRAGKDRLIAETGAGQHGTATAMAGALLDLDTEIYMGKKDVERQKMNVFRMRLMGATVNEVTRGGAGLADAVDAALEDMAANVEDTHYLVGSVVGPDPFPRMVRDFQSVIGEEAREQILDRTGSLPDVAVACVGGGSNAIGLFHPLRDDDVAFYGAEGGGEGQGSGRHAAPLAEGEDEVIHGMKTRVIDDGTEVHSVSAGLDYPGVGPEHAMFRAAGRAEYTAVTDDEALAAFRELSETEGIIPALESSHGVALAIELAERGEHDSILVNLSGRGDKDMETAAEHFDL